In Gossypium arboreum isolate Shixiya-1 chromosome 5, ASM2569848v2, whole genome shotgun sequence, a single genomic region encodes these proteins:
- the LOC108489925 gene encoding ESCRT-related protein CHMP1B-like: MGNTEKLLNQIMELKFTSKSLQRQARKCEKDEKSEKLKVKKAIEKGNMDGARIYAENAIRKRTEQMNYLRLVSRLDAVVARLDTQAKMTTINKSMANIVKSLESSLNTGNLQKMSETMDQFEKQFVNMEVQAEFMESAMAGSTSLSTPEGEVNSLMQQVADDYGLEVSVGLPQPGAHAVSTKTEEKVDEDDLSRRLAELKARG; the protein is encoded by the exons ATGGGAAACACCGAGAAGCTCCTGAACCAGATCATGGAACTAAAATTCACGTCCAAATCCCTGCAGCGCCAGGCCAGGAAGTGCGAGAAGGACGAGAAATCTGAGAAATTGAAGGTCAAGAAGGCCATCGAGAAAGGTAACATGGACGGAGCTCGTATCTACGCCGAGAACGCCATTCGGAAGCGCACTGAGCAGATGAACTACCTCCGCCTCGTGTCGCGCCTCGATGCTGTGGTTGCCAGGCTCGATACCCAGGCTAAGATGACCACCATTAATAAATCCATGGCTAATATCGTCAAGTCTCTCGAATCTTCCTTGAACACAG GCAATTTGCAGAAGATGTCAGAGACAATGGATCAATTTGAGAAGCAGTTTGTGAATATGGAGGTCCAGGCAGAATTTATGGAGAGTGCTATGGCCGGTTCCACTTCATTGTCCACACCAGAAGGTGAGGTCAACAGCTTGATGCAGCAAGTTGCTGATGACTATGGCTTGGAGGTCTCTGTTGGGTTGCCACAACCTGGTGCTCATGCTGTGTCGACCAAGACAGAGGAGAAGGTTGACGAGGATGATTTGTCGAGGCGGCTTGCAGAGCTTAAGGCTAGAGGTTAG
- the LOC108453866 gene encoding 60S ribosomal protein L28-1-like, with protein sequence MAAVPGQLIWEVVKKNNCFLMRQFGRGTASLQFSKEPNNLYNLHSYKHSGLANKKTVTIQSGGKDQSVLLATTKTKKQNKPSTLLHKSFMKKEFPRMAKAVKNQVTDNYYRPDLTKAALARLSAVHRSLKVAKSGVKKRNRQALKVRGWK encoded by the exons ATGGCGGCAGTTCCTGGACAGTTGATTTGGGAGGTAGTGAAGAAGAACAATTGCTTTTTGATGAGGCAGTTTGGAAGAGGAACTGCTAGCCTTCAGTTCAGCAAAGAGCCCAACAATCTCTACAACCTCCACTCCTACAAACACTCTG GGTTGGCAAACAAGAAAACAGTCACCATTCAAAGTGGGGGCAAAGACCAGTCTGTGCTGCTAGCAACCACCAAGACTAAGAAGCAGAACAAGCCTTCGACCTTGCTTCACAAGTCCTTTATGAAAAAGGAGTTCCCCAGGATGGCCAAGGCGGTCAAAAACCAG GTGACAGACAACTACTACAGGCCAGATTTAACAAAAGCAGCCCTTGCTAGGTTGAGTGCTGTGCACAGGAGTCTAAAGGTAGCCAAGTCTGGTGTTAAGAAGAGGAACAGGCAAGCATTGAAGGTTCGTGGCTGGAAGTGA